A single window of Bdellovibrionales bacterium DNA harbors:
- a CDS encoding structural protein P5, producing MGYSHTGRVYDVRVRDRYDPCESRVCSSGAYWTGWKHSRGTSPEALFGEMLFFVFQSPIYGIRALARTLIKYQDKNGLRTIRQIIGRWAPNVENDTVAYTKAVSDETGFAPDVVLNMHKYEHLNAVVTAIVHYENGKQPYTGAQVDKALVLAGVEPAPKNLQHTRTVKGGKTATAATVGLWALEAAKDALDPARDALQTLVPYLDAAKWLLLAITLIGIGVMIWARIDDSRKGLR from the coding sequence ATGGGGTACTCGCACACAGGGCGCGTCTACGATGTGCGCGTGCGTGATCGGTACGATCCATGCGAGAGCCGCGTGTGCTCAAGCGGCGCGTACTGGACGGGGTGGAAGCACTCCAGAGGCACAAGCCCCGAAGCGCTGTTCGGTGAAATGCTATTCTTTGTGTTTCAAAGCCCGATCTACGGGATCCGCGCCTTGGCCCGAACGCTGATAAAATATCAGGATAAGAATGGCCTGCGCACGATCAGGCAGATTATCGGACGTTGGGCGCCTAACGTCGAAAACGACACGGTAGCATATACCAAGGCTGTTTCGGACGAGACGGGGTTTGCGCCGGACGTCGTGCTGAACATGCACAAATACGAGCATCTTAATGCCGTTGTCACGGCCATCGTCCATTATGAAAACGGCAAGCAGCCGTACACGGGAGCGCAGGTTGACAAAGCCTTGGTTCTGGCAGGTGTGGAACCCGCACCCAAGAACTTGCAACACACGCGCACCGTAAAGGGCGGAAAGACCGCAACAGCGGCTACCGTTGGACTTTGGGCGCTAGAAGCCGCCAAAGATGCCCTTGATCCCGCCCGTGACGCCTTACAAACGCTTGTTCCGTACCTTGACGCGGCGAAGTGGTTGTTACTGGCGATCACGTTGATAGGCATCGGCGTGATGATTTGGGCGCGGATCGATGACAGCCGGAAGGGTCTGCGGTGA
- a CDS encoding response regulator transcription factor encodes MTQKPISPAAKPHILVVDDDDRLRELLRLFLSKNGFIVSTAAGAAQARGIFASLAYDLVVLDIMMPDESGLDLARSLRKKGQPHVKDIPILFLTARAEASERIEGFETGCDDYLTKPFEPRELLLRINAILRRAQKEEVARPPLRLGRWLYDAKRGELCSQDEVIRLTDTEAGLMRVLAAEPGAVVSRELLGELSKESVNDRTVDVQVTRLRRKIEGDTRNPRYLITVRGEGYCLMPDDNG; translated from the coding sequence ATGACACAAAAGCCCATTTCCCCTGCTGCGAAGCCTCATATTCTGGTCGTTGATGATGATGACCGGCTGCGTGAGTTGTTGCGCCTGTTTCTTAGTAAGAATGGCTTTATCGTGAGTACGGCGGCGGGCGCGGCGCAGGCGCGGGGTATTTTTGCCTCTTTGGCGTATGATCTGGTGGTTTTGGACATCATGATGCCGGATGAAAGCGGTCTTGATCTAGCGCGCTCCTTGCGTAAAAAGGGACAGCCCCATGTCAAAGACATTCCGATCCTTTTTTTGACGGCGCGGGCGGAAGCCAGCGAACGCATTGAAGGCTTTGAGACAGGCTGCGATGATTATTTAACCAAGCCGTTTGAGCCGCGTGAATTGCTTTTGCGCATTAACGCGATCTTACGCCGTGCGCAAAAGGAGGAGGTGGCGCGGCCGCCTCTTCGCTTGGGGCGATGGCTTTATGATGCCAAACGTGGCGAGTTGTGTTCACAAGATGAAGTTATCCGTTTGACGGATACGGAAGCAGGCCTGATGCGCGTTCTGGCAGCTGAGCCGGGGGCTGTCGTAAGTCGCGAGCTTCTTGGTGAACTTAGCAAAGAAAGCGTGAATGATCGCACGGTCGATGTGCAGGTGACGCGCCTTCGCCGCAAGATTGAGGGCGATACGCGCAATCCGCGTTATTTGATCACGGTGCGAGGCGAGGGCTATTGCTTGATGCCTGATGATAACGGATAG